In Sphingobacteriaceae bacterium, a single genomic region encodes these proteins:
- a CDS encoding tetratricopeptide repeat protein, with amino-acid sequence MRFVFVLFCIFQLLVCSGQNRSTIDSLLRIEKNFRQDSNAVKNYHKIALAFAKTNIDSAFYFLWKGKRISEKINHPYLLARSHYNSYNLIRQTQLPIVLIDTLLAIINDKNVVVQGNLLHAAYLEIGVNYRKVGNSEKSVTYLLKSLKLAQELKSNSRIRNSYNSLANTYSFFGLANRSKEEILRALEMYSNSEKFLDENDWEGIGNMFNNQGVSYFNIGTLQNDSSYYLKAIRYFEKSAKIRNQIADSIGLFNSYQNMGSAYHAISDKYKDLKTNLLSRQYFEKAIAIEKNLNKEISYNTLSNYGVQFLVNGEITSNNKNYLIGLDNLKKAYAGAMKFEDINLCSNITKNIASAYFKIGQNDSAIKYFYKYDDYQAKILDIENKRIADELTVKFDMERKESENNNLKQQAILREEVIAKKSNTIKLMIGASIVMCVLIGMVLVSRQNIKKSRKLIQQQQLETQQQKLLIEEKQKEILSSIKYAKRIQNSLMPTDKYITRIFEKLN; translated from the coding sequence ATGAGATTTGTTTTTGTTCTGTTCTGCATATTTCAACTTTTGGTTTGTTCAGGACAGAACAGAAGCACCATTGATTCGTTATTGAGGATTGAAAAAAACTTTAGACAGGATTCGAACGCCGTAAAAAATTATCATAAGATCGCACTTGCTTTTGCCAAGACAAATATTGATAGCGCCTTTTATTTTTTATGGAAAGGAAAGCGTATTTCGGAGAAAATAAATCATCCTTATTTGCTTGCAAGAAGTCATTACAATTCGTACAACCTAATTAGGCAAACTCAATTACCCATTGTATTAATCGATACACTCTTAGCTATAATAAACGATAAAAATGTGGTTGTTCAAGGCAATTTGCTACACGCTGCATACCTGGAAATCGGAGTTAACTATAGAAAAGTTGGCAATTCAGAGAAGTCGGTCACTTATTTACTAAAATCCTTAAAATTGGCACAGGAATTAAAGAGCAATTCAAGAATAAGAAACTCATACAATAGTTTGGCCAATACCTATTCTTTTTTCGGACTGGCTAACCGGTCAAAAGAAGAAATTTTGCGGGCATTGGAAATGTATTCAAATAGTGAAAAATTTCTGGATGAAAATGATTGGGAAGGGATAGGCAATATGTTTAATAATCAGGGAGTCTCTTATTTCAATATTGGAACATTGCAAAATGACAGTTCCTACTATTTAAAAGCCATTCGTTATTTTGAAAAATCAGCTAAAATACGAAATCAAATCGCTGATTCCATTGGTTTATTTAACTCTTATCAAAATATGGGCTCAGCTTATCATGCCATTAGCGATAAGTATAAAGACCTTAAAACCAACTTACTCAGCAGACAATATTTTGAAAAAGCCATTGCAATTGAAAAGAACCTCAATAAAGAAATTTCATACAATACATTGTCAAATTATGGAGTTCAATTTTTAGTGAATGGTGAAATAACCAGCAATAATAAAAATTATTTAATTGGCTTAGATAATTTAAAAAAGGCTTATGCAGGAGCCATGAAATTCGAAGACATTAATTTATGCAGTAACATTACAAAAAACATCGCTTCCGCCTATTTCAAAATAGGTCAAAATGATTCCGCAATAAAATATTTTTATAAGTACGACGATTACCAGGCCAAAATCCTGGATATAGAAAATAAAAGAATCGCCGATGAACTCACCGTAAAATTTGATATGGAAAGAAAGGAATCCGAAAACAATAACCTCAAACAACAAGCGATTTTAAGAGAAGAAGTGATCGCTAAAAAATCAAATACTATTAAATTAATGATAGGCGCTTCAATTGTAATGTGTGTTCTAATTGGTATGGTACTTGTTTCAAGACAAAATATTAAAAAATCCAGAAAACTGATCCAACAACAGCAACTTGAAACCCAACAACAAAAATTGTTGATCGAAGAAAAACAAAAAGAAATACTCAGTTCGATTAAATACGCAAAACGAATTCAGAATTCATTAATGCCAACAGATAAATACATTACTCGTATTTTTGAGAAACTTAATTAA
- a CDS encoding RNA-binding protein encodes MNIFVSNISFKVREQALSELFAQYGEVTSVRIIKDKETRRSKGYGFVEMPNDSEGMAAINALNGTNHYERNIVVAEAKGKKESDGSNASQD; translated from the coding sequence ATGAACATTTTTGTCAGTAACATCAGTTTTAAGGTTAGAGAACAAGCTCTAAGTGAACTTTTTGCTCAATATGGTGAAGTTACAAGCGTAAGAATCATCAAGGACAAGGAAACCCGAAGAAGTAAAGGTTATGGCTTTGTTGAAATGCCTAATGATAGCGAAGGAATGGCGGCTATAAATGCCTTAAACGGAACCAATCATTATGAAAGAAATATTGTAGTTGCAGAAGCTAAAGGAAAAAAAGAGAGCGACGGATCAAATGCATCACAAGATTAA
- a CDS encoding RidA family protein produces the protein MKKIINTDKAPAPIGPYNQAIIVGDTLYISGSIAMDLQSKQLIKCPIKEETKMVMDYLGEILKAAGCTFDNVVKTTIFLNDMNNFVHVNEVYASYFKKDFPARATIQAARLPKDANVEISAEAKIF, from the coding sequence ATGAAGAAAATCATCAATACCGACAAAGCTCCGGCTCCAATTGGACCCTATAATCAGGCTATTATAGTAGGTGATACCTTATACATCAGTGGTTCAATAGCTATGGACCTGCAAAGCAAACAGTTAATCAAATGTCCCATTAAGGAAGAAACCAAAATGGTTATGGATTACCTGGGCGAAATCCTAAAAGCGGCAGGCTGTACATTCGATAATGTGGTAAAAACTACCATTTTTTTAAACGACATGAACAATTTTGTGCATGTAAATGAGGTTTATGCTTCCTATTTTAAGAAAGACTTCCCGGCTAGAGCCACCATTCAGGCTGCCAGACTACCAAAAGATGCGAATGTTGAAATTAGTGCCGAGGCTAAAATATTTTAG
- a CDS encoding tetratricopeptide repeat protein, protein MCRNLSAFLFTFFLLSGYINWAQEKTEALLLTELKTAKTDSVKADILYELSEICAEKDILKYAEQSLSISEKIKYKKGIANATNNMGFAYVNFGKDLHKALKYYQMSLQANEELNNQLRLGELYSNLGYLLEQLGEYVKALRYYRKSYQIGLQLKDTLLLSVSCGNIGQAWNQVNNEDSTVFYIQKSLYYAKLVNDIHSLSTAYNNLGMQFFKKNNSDSALHYLMLDNTILRQTNDTRGLTFNYVNIGNIYLKNNKADLAYTFAKDAYDLASKLHVSETVKTSSELLSKIYHLKKNHVEAYKFLLIHKNIADSLLNINIRERALESQLKYEFEKQSALAKAEQDKINLQAQEQEKRQKIIIYSVVSGLILVIILVFILYRGYARTQKANKSISKQKLLIEQKQKEILDSIRYAQRIQKSFMAPDKLIEKTLHKLKN, encoded by the coding sequence ATGTGCAGGAATTTATCTGCTTTCCTATTCACTTTTTTTCTGCTTTCAGGCTATATAAATTGGGCTCAGGAAAAGACGGAAGCACTCTTATTAACGGAACTTAAAACAGCCAAAACAGACAGTGTAAAAGCTGATATTTTATATGAATTAAGTGAAATATGTGCAGAAAAAGATATACTAAAATATGCTGAACAGTCGCTCAGTATTTCCGAAAAAATAAAGTATAAAAAAGGAATAGCAAATGCCACCAATAATATGGGATTTGCCTATGTAAATTTCGGCAAAGATTTGCACAAGGCTCTTAAGTATTATCAAATGAGCCTCCAAGCGAATGAGGAATTAAATAATCAGTTAAGACTGGGCGAATTATATTCCAACCTTGGTTATCTTTTGGAACAGTTGGGCGAATACGTCAAAGCTTTGAGATATTACCGGAAAAGCTATCAAATAGGTTTGCAATTAAAAGACACGTTATTACTCAGTGTAAGTTGTGGAAATATCGGACAAGCCTGGAATCAGGTCAATAATGAAGATTCGACTGTATTTTATATACAAAAAAGTTTGTACTACGCAAAACTAGTTAACGACATACATTCTCTTTCTACCGCTTACAATAATTTAGGCATGCAATTTTTTAAAAAAAATAATTCGGATTCCGCTTTACACTATTTAATGCTCGATAATACCATTTTGCGTCAAACAAATGACACTAGAGGTTTAACCTTTAATTATGTGAATATCGGGAACATTTATCTTAAAAATAATAAGGCTGATCTTGCTTATACATTTGCGAAAGATGCTTATGATTTGGCAAGTAAGTTGCACGTTTCGGAAACGGTTAAAACGAGCTCAGAACTATTAAGTAAAATTTATCATTTAAAAAAAAATCACGTTGAAGCCTATAAATTTTTATTAATTCATAAAAACATTGCCGATAGTTTGCTCAACATAAATATCAGAGAAAGAGCATTGGAAAGTCAGTTAAAATATGAATTTGAAAAACAATCAGCACTTGCTAAAGCAGAACAAGATAAAATAAATCTGCAGGCACAAGAACAGGAAAAAAGACAGAAAATTATTATATATTCTGTAGTAAGCGGATTAATTTTGGTTATCATTTTGGTATTTATATTATACCGAGGGTATGCACGTACTCAAAAAGCCAATAAATCAATTTCGAAGCAAAAACTTCTTATTGAACAAAAACAAAAAGAAATTCTTGATAGCATACGTTATGCTCAAAGAATACAAAAAAGTTTTATGGCGCCCGATAAATTGATTGAAAAAACTCTCCATAAACTGAAAAATTAA
- the carB gene encoding carbamoyl-phosphate synthase large subunit, with translation MPKDNSIKSVLIIGSGPIIIGQACEFDYSGSQSAKSLREEGIEVSLINSNPATIMTDKVTADHVYMWPLEVKSIIKILEERKIDAVLPTMGGQTALNLAMKCDDLGIWKKYNVRMIGVDVNAIKVTEDRDLFRARMEEIGVDMAPSKIAKSFLEGKSIAQEFGFPLVIRPSFTLGGSGGSVVYEKENFDALLNRGLQTSPIHEVLIDKAVLGWKEFELELLRDKNDNVAIICSIENFDPMGVHTGDSITVAPAMTLSDSTYQRMRTMAIKMMRSIGNFAGGCNVQFAVSNDEKEDIIAIEINPRVSRSSALASKATGYPIARIASKLAIGYQLDELINQITKSTSAYFEPTLDYVIVKIPRWNFDKFKGTNRELGFQMKSVGEVMAIGRCFQEALQKACQSLEIKRNGLGADGKEIRNQQELLNALERPSWNRLFMIYDAMKLGISVKTIQKLTKIDIWFLNQIEELIALENEISNHKLNSIPKDLLYEAKQKGYADRQIAHLLDCLESEVYKKRNDFGIKRVYKLVDTCAAEFEAKTPYYYSTFEDENESVRSEKKKVVILGSGPNRIGQGIEFDYSCVHGVLAAKECGYETIMINCNPETVSTDFSTADKLYFEPVFWEHIYDIILHEKPEGVIVQLGGQTALKLAEKLEKYGIKIIGTDFKSLDLAEDRGSFSTLLKENNIPYPKFGVVHDAEEAAELSKELGFPLLVRPSYVLGGQSMKIVINEQELEQHVVKLLQDLPDNKILLDHFLESAIEAEADAICDGKDVYIIGIMEHIEPAGIHSGDSYAVLPPFDLSEKVLKQIEDHTKQIAVALKTVGLINIQFAIKNEIVYVIEANPRASRTVPFIAKAYDEPYVNYATKVMLREKMVKDFKFAPKKKGYAIKVPVFSYEKFPDIQKELGPEMKSTGEAIYFIDSLQDEYFQNIYSERNLYLSK, from the coding sequence ATGCCAAAAGATAACTCTATAAAATCTGTATTAATCATTGGTTCAGGTCCAATCATTATCGGACAAGCCTGTGAATTTGATTACTCCGGTTCTCAATCTGCCAAAAGCCTTCGGGAAGAAGGAATTGAGGTTTCATTAATAAACAGTAATCCAGCCACCATTATGACCGATAAGGTTACGGCAGACCATGTTTATATGTGGCCACTTGAAGTGAAATCAATCATTAAAATTCTGGAAGAAAGAAAAATTGACGCCGTCCTTCCAACTATGGGTGGACAAACCGCTTTAAATCTAGCCATGAAATGTGATGATTTAGGCATTTGGAAAAAATATAATGTTCGAATGATTGGTGTTGATGTAAATGCAATCAAAGTAACAGAAGATCGAGACTTATTTAGAGCTCGAATGGAAGAAATCGGAGTTGACATGGCTCCGTCTAAAATTGCTAAATCATTTTTAGAGGGTAAAAGTATTGCGCAGGAATTCGGATTCCCACTCGTTATTCGTCCTTCATTCACACTCGGAGGAAGTGGCGGAAGTGTAGTTTATGAAAAAGAAAATTTTGATGCCTTATTAAATCGTGGATTACAAACTTCACCCATTCACGAAGTATTAATTGATAAAGCGGTTTTAGGCTGGAAAGAATTTGAATTGGAATTATTACGCGACAAAAATGATAATGTGGCCATCATTTGCTCCATTGAAAATTTTGATCCTATGGGTGTTCATACCGGCGATTCTATAACCGTAGCTCCGGCCATGACACTTAGTGATAGTACCTATCAACGCATGCGTACCATGGCCATTAAAATGATGCGCAGCATAGGTAATTTTGCCGGAGGTTGTAACGTGCAATTTGCGGTGAGCAATGATGAAAAGGAAGATATTATTGCTATCGAAATTAACCCTCGTGTTTCAAGATCCTCCGCTTTAGCCAGTAAAGCAACCGGTTATCCCATTGCGCGCATAGCCAGCAAACTAGCCATTGGTTATCAACTCGACGAATTAATTAATCAAATTACTAAATCAACATCCGCGTATTTCGAACCAACACTCGATTACGTAATCGTAAAAATTCCAAGATGGAACTTCGACAAATTTAAAGGTACTAATCGCGAACTTGGTTTTCAGATGAAATCAGTTGGAGAAGTGATGGCCATCGGTCGATGCTTCCAAGAAGCTTTACAAAAAGCCTGTCAGAGTTTAGAAATAAAAAGAAACGGTTTAGGCGCCGATGGCAAAGAAATCCGGAATCAACAGGAACTATTAAATGCATTGGAAAGACCAAGTTGGAATCGTTTATTTATGATTTACGATGCCATGAAATTGGGCATATCAGTAAAAACAATTCAAAAACTAACCAAAATAGATATTTGGTTTCTGAATCAAATAGAAGAACTTATTGCCTTGGAGAATGAAATTTCAAACCATAAACTGAATTCCATTCCCAAAGATTTACTATACGAAGCTAAACAAAAAGGTTATGCGGACAGACAAATTGCCCATTTACTCGATTGTTTAGAAAGTGAAGTTTATAAAAAACGTAATGATTTTGGTATCAAACGCGTTTACAAATTAGTGGATACCTGTGCGGCTGAATTTGAAGCCAAAACTCCATATTATTATTCAACTTTTGAAGATGAAAACGAAAGTGTGCGAAGCGAAAAAAAGAAAGTGGTGATTTTGGGTAGCGGACCTAACCGAATTGGACAAGGAATAGAATTTGATTACAGCTGTGTGCATGGCGTTTTAGCTGCTAAAGAATGTGGTTATGAAACCATAATGATTAACTGCAATCCGGAAACCGTAAGTACAGATTTCAGTACGGCGGATAAACTTTATTTTGAGCCTGTTTTCTGGGAACACATTTACGACATTATATTGCACGAAAAACCTGAAGGGGTTATTGTTCAGTTGGGCGGACAAACCGCTTTAAAGTTGGCCGAAAAACTCGAAAAATATGGAATTAAAATAATTGGTACCGATTTTAAATCGCTTGATTTGGCTGAAGACAGAGGAAGCTTCTCTACTCTATTAAAAGAAAACAACATTCCTTATCCTAAATTTGGTGTTGTTCATGATGCGGAAGAAGCAGCAGAATTGTCGAAGGAACTTGGTTTTCCTTTGTTAGTAAGACCAAGTTATGTATTAGGCGGTCAAAGCATGAAAATTGTAATTAACGAGCAAGAACTTGAACAACACGTGGTAAAATTATTGCAAGACTTGCCAGATAATAAAATCTTATTGGATCATTTTCTGGAATCTGCCATTGAAGCGGAAGCCGATGCGATTTGCGATGGAAAAGATGTTTACATAATTGGAATAATGGAACATATTGAGCCAGCCGGAATACACAGCGGAGACAGTTATGCCGTTTTACCTCCTTTTGATTTAAGCGAAAAAGTGCTTAAGCAAATAGAAGATCACACCAAACAAATTGCCGTGGCTTTAAAAACCGTTGGACTAATCAACATTCAATTCGCCATCAAAAATGAAATTGTATATGTTATTGAAGCCAATCCAAGAGCAAGTCGTACTGTTCCTTTCATTGCTAAAGCGTATGACGAGCCTTATGTAAATTATGCAACCAAAGTAATGCTTCGGGAAAAAATGGTTAAAGATTTTAAATTTGCCCCGAAGAAAAAAGGTTACGCTATCAAAGTACCGGTATTTAGCTATGAAAAATTCCCTGACATTCAAAAAGAATTAGGTCCTGAAATGAAAAGTACAGGCGAAGCTATTTATTTTATTGACTCTTTACAAGACGAATATTTCCAAAACATTTATAGCGAAAGAAATTTATACTTAAGTAAATAA
- a CDS encoding tetratricopeptide repeat protein: MKIIRSNQSHDTAIISAYYELAWEYIYSVPDSSYQFGLKAQKIAKDKNYPHFEAKVYNLLGAVAQVKGEYLKAIDHYQKAMVIGENAKDDNTLMVTYGNIGSLYINLGRTKLALDFQLKSLDLALKHNKIERLASIYNNLSLIYHEFKEHDKAVEYGLKSVEINTQHNLHYNLGSSYGNLGNAYYGKNDFEKALVNYNKCYELAVETQNNYELSKASLDLAEVHMSLKNYKKALSFFQASEKLAIENEITENLLGAYKGLHNTYLELKDTKNALKYLKLYVALNNTVNKAETEKEVSQKVMEFNYNMMSFKDSIKNAEEAKYKDILIQAGQAQIEKDRILKIALIIGLLFVVGFGLIIYNRFRITTKQKIIIETKNKQTEEQKIIIEAKQKEILDSINYAKRIQDALLENFEMVSKFFPDSFLLNLPKDIVSGDFYWINRKTFTQKTERGSEVTELFYLSVCDSTGHGVPGGFMSMLNISYLSEAVNEKEIYQPHKVFDYVRDKLITTISRNDQKDGFDGCLLCFEKVTQFENRLPVSNKLKLSYAAAFNAPILIKNKVLSRLEVDKMPVGDSMKTNSFTLYHMDIQAGDKIYLYTDGYPDQFGGPITDSENPQKINRNGKKFQYRQLDQLILENSDLSFSEQKNRLFDKFYAWKGEFDQIDDVCVIGIKI; encoded by the coding sequence TTGAAAATAATTCGCTCAAATCAAAGTCATGATACCGCCATTATCAGCGCATATTATGAATTAGCCTGGGAATATATTTACAGTGTTCCCGACTCCTCTTATCAATTCGGGTTAAAAGCACAAAAAATCGCGAAGGATAAAAATTACCCGCATTTTGAAGCCAAAGTGTACAATTTACTAGGCGCTGTTGCTCAAGTTAAAGGAGAGTACCTCAAGGCCATAGATCATTACCAAAAAGCCATGGTTATAGGAGAAAATGCAAAAGATGATAATACGCTTATGGTAACCTATGGAAATATAGGATCCTTATATATTAATTTGGGAAGAACCAAACTTGCCCTTGATTTTCAATTGAAAAGTTTAGATCTGGCGCTCAAGCATAATAAAATTGAAAGGTTAGCCAGTATTTATAATAACCTAAGTTTAATTTATCATGAATTTAAAGAACATGATAAGGCAGTGGAATACGGACTTAAAAGTGTTGAAATAAACACCCAACATAATTTACATTACAATTTGGGTTCTTCCTACGGAAACTTGGGAAATGCCTACTATGGAAAAAACGATTTTGAAAAAGCCTTGGTTAATTACAATAAATGTTATGAGCTAGCTGTTGAAACGCAGAATAATTATGAACTTAGTAAAGCTAGTTTGGATTTAGCTGAAGTTCATATGAGTTTAAAAAACTACAAAAAAGCTTTAAGCTTTTTTCAAGCTTCCGAAAAATTAGCCATTGAAAACGAAATTACTGAAAATCTGCTTGGAGCGTACAAAGGATTACATAATACCTATTTAGAATTAAAAGACACCAAAAATGCACTTAAATACCTGAAACTTTACGTTGCCTTAAACAACACAGTAAATAAGGCTGAAACAGAAAAAGAGGTGAGTCAGAAAGTAATGGAATTTAATTACAATATGATGAGCTTTAAAGACAGTATTAAAAATGCCGAAGAAGCGAAATATAAAGACATCCTCATTCAGGCTGGTCAAGCTCAAATAGAAAAAGACCGCATCCTTAAAATTGCATTAATTATTGGATTACTTTTTGTAGTTGGATTTGGGTTAATAATCTATAACCGTTTCCGGATTACCACTAAACAAAAAATAATTATTGAAACAAAAAATAAACAAACCGAAGAACAAAAAATTATTATTGAAGCCAAGCAAAAAGAAATTCTGGATAGTATTAACTACGCTAAACGAATACAAGATGCTTTGCTCGAAAATTTTGAAATGGTTAGTAAATTTTTCCCGGATTCGTTTTTATTGAATTTACCAAAAGACATAGTGAGTGGAGATTTCTATTGGATTAACAGAAAAACATTTACTCAAAAAACAGAAAGAGGATCAGAGGTCACCGAACTTTTTTACCTTTCAGTTTGTGATAGCACAGGACATGGAGTACCCGGAGGTTTTATGAGCATGCTTAATATTTCATATCTAAGCGAGGCAGTAAACGAAAAGGAGATTTATCAACCGCATAAAGTATTTGATTATGTTCGTGATAAGCTCATCACAACAATTAGCCGAAATGATCAAAAAGATGGATTTGACGGTTGTTTATTGTGTTTTGAAAAAGTAACGCAATTTGAAAACAGATTACCGGTTTCCAATAAACTTAAATTAAGCTATGCTGCCGCATTTAACGCGCCAATCCTTATCAAAAATAAAGTTTTAAGCAGATTGGAAGTAGATAAAATGCCGGTTGGCGATAGTATGAAAACGAATAGCTTTACCTTATATCATATGGATATTCAGGCCGGAGATAAAATTTACCTATATACTGATGGATATCCTGACCAATTTGGCGGACCAATAACTGACTCGGAGAACCCACAAAAAATCAATAGAAACGGAAAAAAGTTTCAATACCGCCAACTAGATCAGTTAATACTTGAAAATTCGGATTTAAGTTTCAGTGAACAAAAAAACAGACTGTTTGATAAATTTTATGCCTGGAAAGGAGAATTTGATCAAATTGATGATGTTTGCGTAATTGGTATTAAAATATAA
- a CDS encoding tetratricopeptide repeat protein produces the protein MKNSKDSAQINNIYNQLCDFYLNQGDLKLGIHYAKKEIALSYNIHDTINLIKAKIKLSHLYGDQGANDIAIGYLNEALSLPQIKKDEEQLSNIYSILGSLYTKTHELEKAENLLLQGLSIALKNNYKASIPGLYNNLGILYRNKGDFDKAGELYLKGIALCEEMNNLRVLMQTYNNMAVVQKLKGRLDRSLFYYNLSLELAEKLNDRFHKELVIDNIGANYIQIKNFKKGIELKRQALKIAEEIDDLYGKTYINRDLALCYDSLRNADLALYHYRQYMQNKFRLDSINNRNEEQKLQLNFEFQQEKLALAKEKEKEKAIADEKQKKQRYIIYAISIGLLFVAILLLLNYKRYLTTKKQKMLISDQKKIVEQKQNEVEESLRYARKIQQSLMPSEIFFEKKIEKLKAKDL, from the coding sequence TTGAAAAATTCAAAAGACAGTGCTCAAATTAACAACATCTACAATCAACTTTGTGATTTTTATCTAAACCAGGGGGATTTAAAACTAGGTATTCATTATGCTAAAAAAGAAATTGCCCTTTCTTACAACATTCACGATACCATAAACCTGATTAAAGCCAAAATCAAATTAAGTCATTTATATGGCGACCAAGGCGCAAATGATATTGCCATTGGTTATTTAAACGAAGCTTTGAGCTTACCTCAAATAAAAAAAGATGAAGAACAACTGAGCAACATTTATAGCATATTGGGTTCCTTATATACTAAAACTCATGAATTAGAAAAAGCAGAAAATTTACTATTACAAGGATTAAGCATTGCACTAAAAAATAACTATAAAGCTTCCATACCTGGCCTATATAATAATTTAGGAATACTCTATAGAAATAAAGGAGATTTCGATAAAGCCGGTGAACTTTATCTTAAGGGAATTGCGTTGTGTGAAGAAATGAATAATCTAAGAGTACTGATGCAAACCTATAATAATATGGCAGTAGTGCAAAAACTAAAAGGCCGATTAGATCGCTCACTATTTTATTACAATCTCTCACTTGAACTAGCTGAAAAATTAAACGATCGTTTTCACAAGGAATTAGTGATTGATAACATTGGAGCAAATTATATTCAAATTAAAAACTTTAAAAAGGGTATAGAATTAAAAAGGCAAGCGTTAAAAATTGCTGAAGAAATAGATGATCTCTACGGAAAAACTTATATCAATCGTGATTTAGCCCTTTGTTATGACTCTTTGAGGAACGCAGATTTGGCACTTTATCATTATAGACAATATATGCAAAATAAATTTCGTTTAGATTCTATTAATAACAGAAATGAAGAACAGAAATTACAATTGAATTTTGAATTCCAACAAGAAAAACTTGCTTTAGCCAAGGAAAAAGAAAAAGAAAAAGCCATTGCCGATGAAAAACAAAAAAAACAACGTTATATTATTTATGCCATTTCTATTGGATTACTTTTTGTGGCTATATTACTTCTCCTTAACTATAAAAGATACCTTACAACAAAAAAACAAAAAATGCTTATTTCCGACCAAAAAAAAATAGTTGAACAAAAACAAAATGAAGTGGAAGAAAGTCTCCGGTATGCCCGCAAAATTCAACAAAGTTTAATGCCTTCTGAAATTTTTTTTGAAAAAAAGATTGAGAAATTAAAAGCTAAAGATTTATAG